Proteins co-encoded in one Kribbella solani genomic window:
- a CDS encoding UPF0182 family protein — translation MSDGVYDMPEEPPRRARRTGGRPRALLPTIATLIVLLILFSVFTDVWTQRLWYRSVDLGSVFSTVLGTRVLLFAVVGLVMAAAVVANIIVAFRTRPRVALAPSPSPGFERYGDLLQQHGKIAVGVIATLMLVFGGSAASGEWKVFLAWRNRTPFGVTDKHFNKDISFFVFDYPWLRVLLGFGYSIVLLSLVAAIITHYLYGGFRPSAKGQKASGAAQVQFSVLLGLLVLLKAFSYWLDRFGLTTSDGRLFTGISYTGDNAILPSKEILAVIAVLCAVLFFANVVRRTWLLPGVGTVVLILSAILLGALWPAALQQLRVRPSEPVREGPYITKNIEATRQAYGLEQADVTDYQAKTTATPAELLQDTEVLPGIRLIDPSVVGPTFEQLQQVRGFYSFPTDLDVDRYRINGKVNDTVIAVREVQVDRLPAGQRNWNNDHTVYTHGYGVVAANGNQRAADGTPVWTEKDLPPTGQLGKYEPRIYFGEQSPDYSIVGAPKGAQPVELDTPEGKSGGDPTLNTYEGKGGVPVGSFFNRLLYATKFRDANLLLSSRVNPDSKILYDRTPRERVEKAAPWLTPDGDPYPAIVDGQVVWIVDGYTTSDNYPYSEKVALDVSTRDTTTGRGTIAQQPSEKINYIRNSVKAVVNAYDGSVQLYAWDDSDPVLKTWMKAFPGTVKPKSDISPDLMAHLRYPEDMFKVQRDMLAKYHVQDSDTWYQNSDLWRVPDDPTAVSSGDSSTHIPQPPFYLSLRMPGQSDPKFSLTSVYVPNGERENLTAFMAVDSEATSPDYGKFRILRLPGNLQIPGPGQVYNKFQTDEGIRQALLPINQPNSGARAQFGNLLTLPLGGGLLYVQPVYSVRTSGPGSYPVLRYVLVSFGDRVAYGSSLQEALTKVFNTSVDTGEQPPGTKTPPAQQANQTVKQALAEAEAAYTAAQTALKNGNLAEYQAQVDKMKQAIDRAAAAGAAVTPTPTPAKPSATTTPNPSSPPSSPTG, via the coding sequence ATGAGCGACGGCGTCTACGACATGCCGGAGGAGCCGCCCCGCCGGGCGCGGCGAACGGGCGGCCGTCCACGGGCGCTGCTGCCGACGATCGCCACGCTGATCGTCCTGCTCATCCTCTTCAGCGTTTTCACCGATGTCTGGACTCAGCGGCTCTGGTACCGCTCGGTTGACCTCGGCTCGGTGTTCAGCACCGTGCTCGGCACCCGGGTGCTGCTGTTCGCCGTCGTCGGACTGGTGATGGCGGCAGCCGTCGTCGCGAACATCATCGTCGCGTTCCGCACCCGGCCGCGGGTCGCGCTCGCGCCGTCGCCCAGCCCAGGGTTCGAGCGGTACGGCGATCTGCTGCAGCAGCACGGGAAGATCGCGGTCGGCGTGATCGCCACCCTGATGCTGGTCTTCGGCGGTTCGGCCGCGTCGGGGGAGTGGAAGGTCTTCCTGGCCTGGCGCAACCGGACCCCGTTCGGTGTCACCGACAAGCACTTCAACAAGGACATCTCGTTCTTCGTCTTCGACTACCCGTGGCTGCGGGTGCTGCTCGGCTTCGGCTACTCGATCGTCCTCCTGTCGCTGGTCGCGGCGATCATCACCCACTACTTGTACGGGGGATTCCGCCCGTCCGCGAAGGGGCAGAAGGCCTCCGGCGCCGCGCAGGTGCAGTTCTCCGTGCTGCTGGGCCTGCTCGTACTGCTGAAGGCCTTCAGCTACTGGCTGGACCGTTTCGGACTCACCACTTCCGACGGCAGACTCTTCACCGGTATCTCCTACACGGGTGACAACGCGATCCTGCCCAGCAAGGAGATCCTGGCGGTCATCGCGGTCCTGTGTGCTGTCCTGTTCTTCGCCAATGTGGTCCGCCGGACCTGGCTGCTGCCCGGTGTCGGCACGGTGGTGCTGATCCTGTCGGCGATCCTCCTCGGCGCGCTCTGGCCGGCGGCACTCCAGCAGTTGCGCGTACGGCCGAGCGAGCCGGTGCGTGAAGGCCCGTACATCACGAAGAACATCGAGGCGACGCGGCAGGCGTACGGACTCGAACAGGCCGATGTCACCGACTATCAGGCCAAGACGACCGCGACTCCGGCCGAGCTGTTGCAGGACACCGAGGTGCTGCCCGGTATCCGGCTGATCGACCCGAGCGTGGTCGGCCCGACCTTCGAGCAGCTTCAGCAGGTCCGCGGGTTCTACTCGTTCCCGACCGATCTGGACGTCGACCGGTACAGGATCAACGGCAAGGTCAACGACACGGTCATCGCCGTCCGTGAGGTGCAGGTCGACCGGCTGCCGGCCGGTCAGCGCAACTGGAACAACGACCACACCGTCTACACCCACGGTTACGGCGTGGTGGCCGCGAACGGCAACCAGCGCGCCGCCGACGGTACGCCGGTCTGGACCGAGAAGGACCTGCCACCGACCGGGCAGCTCGGCAAGTACGAACCGCGGATCTACTTCGGCGAGCAGTCCCCGGACTACTCGATCGTCGGCGCTCCGAAGGGTGCACAGCCGGTCGAGCTCGACACTCCGGAGGGCAAGTCCGGCGGCGACCCGACGCTGAACACCTACGAGGGCAAGGGCGGCGTGCCGGTCGGGTCGTTCTTCAACCGGTTGCTCTACGCCACCAAGTTCCGCGACGCGAACCTGCTGCTCTCCAGCCGGGTCAACCCGGACTCGAAGATCCTCTACGACCGTACCCCGCGCGAGCGGGTCGAGAAGGCGGCGCCGTGGCTGACGCCGGACGGTGACCCGTACCCGGCGATCGTCGACGGTCAGGTGGTCTGGATCGTCGACGGCTACACCACCTCGGACAACTACCCGTACTCCGAAAAGGTCGCGCTGGACGTCAGCACCCGGGACACCACCACGGGCCGCGGCACGATCGCCCAGCAGCCGAGCGAGAAAATCAACTACATCCGCAACTCGGTCAAGGCCGTCGTGAACGCGTACGACGGTTCGGTCCAGCTGTACGCGTGGGACGACTCCGACCCGGTGCTGAAGACCTGGATGAAGGCCTTCCCCGGAACCGTCAAGCCGAAGTCGGACATCTCGCCGGACCTGATGGCGCACCTCCGCTACCCGGAGGACATGTTCAAGGTGCAGCGCGACATGCTCGCCAAGTACCACGTCCAGGACTCGGACACCTGGTACCAGAACAGCGATCTGTGGCGTGTTCCGGACGACCCGACCGCGGTCTCCTCCGGTGACTCCTCGACGCATATCCCGCAGCCTCCCTTCTATCTCTCGTTGCGGATGCCGGGTCAGTCCGACCCGAAGTTCTCGTTGACGTCCGTCTACGTACCGAACGGTGAACGGGAGAACCTCACTGCGTTCATGGCAGTGGATTCCGAGGCCACGTCACCGGATTACGGCAAGTTCCGGATTCTGCGATTGCCGGGCAACCTGCAGATACCTGGTCCGGGGCAGGTCTACAACAAGTTCCAGACCGACGAAGGCATCAGACAGGCGTTGCTGCCGATCAACCAGCCGAACAGCGGCGCAAGAGCCCAGTTCGGGAACTTGCTGACGCTGCCGCTCGGTGGAGGTCTGCTCTACGTCCAGCCGGTGTACTCGGTGCGGACCAGTGGACCGGGTAGTTATCCCGTCCTCCGGTACGTCCTGGTGTCCTTCGGTGATCGGGTCGCCTACGGGTCCTCGCTGCAGGAAGCCCTGACCAAGGTCTTCAACACCAGCGTCGACACCGGCGAACAACCACCGGGAACCAAGACGCCGCCGGCGCAGCAGGCGAACCAGACCGTGAAGCAGGCGCTGGCCGAGGCCGAAGCCGCGTACACGGCGGCGCAGACCGCCCTGAAGAACGGCAACCTCGCCGAGTACCAGGCGCAGGTGGACAAGATGAAGCAGGCGATCGACAGGGCCGCCGCTGCCGGTGCCGCGGTCACTCCGACTCCGACACCTGCGAAGCCATCCGCGACAACGACGCCGAATCCGTCGAGTCCGCCGAGCTCACCGACCGGCTGA
- a CDS encoding 3-hydroxyacyl-CoA dehydrogenase family protein, whose product MTAVSVIGLGTMGQGIAVAAAAAGHVVAVFDQPERLEGCVRALSDRFARYTANGELKITAYGVLGDAVRGAEIVIEAVPEDLGVKHELFKDLNAHLDPAAVLATNTSSLPLDQLAGPVAAPERFLAAHFFNPAELIPGVEVAATPRTAQESIDRLTTFLHSCGKEPILVAPRAGFVANRLQLALFLEALACVEDGTATAEEVDAVIRRTVGFRLPAYGPFTIADMAGLDVYHAILGVLQTEYGPRFAVPERLQELIDAGRLGVKAGAGFREYSRSDAADLVGRRDALYRRLAEALA is encoded by the coding sequence ATGACCGCCGTCAGCGTCATCGGGCTCGGGACCATGGGGCAAGGGATCGCGGTCGCCGCCGCCGCGGCCGGGCATGTGGTCGCGGTCTTCGATCAGCCGGAGCGGCTCGAGGGTTGCGTACGCGCCCTGAGCGATCGTTTCGCGCGATACACCGCCAACGGTGAGCTGAAGATCACCGCGTACGGAGTGCTCGGTGATGCTGTCCGCGGCGCCGAGATCGTGATCGAGGCGGTTCCGGAGGATCTCGGCGTCAAGCATGAACTCTTCAAGGACCTCAACGCGCATCTCGACCCGGCTGCGGTCCTCGCGACCAACACCTCGTCATTACCGCTCGACCAGCTGGCCGGGCCGGTCGCGGCGCCCGAACGTTTCCTGGCCGCGCACTTCTTCAATCCCGCCGAGCTGATCCCCGGCGTCGAGGTCGCCGCCACCCCGCGGACGGCCCAGGAATCGATCGACCGCCTGACCACCTTCCTGCACTCGTGCGGCAAGGAGCCGATCCTGGTCGCGCCCCGCGCCGGCTTCGTCGCGAACCGCCTGCAGCTCGCCCTCTTCCTCGAGGCGCTGGCGTGCGTCGAGGACGGCACCGCGACGGCGGAGGAGGTCGACGCGGTCATCCGGCGGACGGTTGGTTTCCGGCTGCCGGCGTACGGTCCGTTCACGATCGCCGACATGGCAGGTCTCGATGTCTACCACGCGATCCTCGGGGTTCTGCAAACGGAGTACGGCCCCCGCTTCGCCGTACCCGAGCGCCTGCAAGAGCTGATCGATGCAGGCCGGCTGGGTGTGAAGGCCGGCGCCGGGTTCCGCGAGTACTCCCGCAGCGACGCGGCGGACCTGGTCGGACGCCGAGATGCGCTCTACCGCCGGCTGGCCGAGGCCCTGGCATGA
- a CDS encoding SDR family oxidoreductase → MPLRRFVPPEDVAAAVAYLASPAAASITGTDLNVTAGLEMH, encoded by the coding sequence ATTCCCCTCCGCCGCTTCGTTCCACCCGAAGACGTCGCCGCCGCCGTCGCGTACCTCGCCTCCCCGGCCGCCGCCTCAATCACCGGCACCGACCTCAACGTCACCGCCGGCCTGGAGATGCACTGA
- a CDS encoding methylenetetrahydrofolate reductase, whose translation MDSKPELSGILGGGRRTRLLFYGMTPPRQSMEAAARDRFVEVTRGRLETLDVDALILYDIDEEAERTPDERPFPFSPTMDPADFLTDHLSWWDRPAIVYRSVGKYAPAELDSWVRRPSDRLGTVLVGAATSTAPVKTTLPDAYDLWRRGESTLPLGGVTIPERHASRQDEHHRLLRKQQSGCSFFVTQVVYDVGAAMDLASDYLYLCREQGLEPVPMVFTLSICGSVKTLEFLAWLGVRVPRWLRNELVHSADPVADSYAHCVAIARTLSAYCHDHGVPFGFNVESVSTRRVENDASIALVKELRTFVG comes from the coding sequence TTGGACAGCAAGCCTGAGCTTTCGGGGATTCTTGGTGGGGGACGGCGGACGCGGTTGTTGTTCTACGGGATGACGCCGCCGCGGCAGTCGATGGAAGCGGCGGCGCGTGATCGGTTCGTCGAGGTGACCAGGGGGCGGCTCGAAACGCTCGACGTGGATGCGTTGATCCTCTACGACATCGACGAAGAGGCCGAGCGGACTCCGGACGAGCGGCCGTTTCCGTTCAGCCCGACGATGGATCCGGCGGACTTCCTGACTGACCATCTGAGCTGGTGGGACCGTCCGGCGATCGTGTACCGGTCTGTCGGCAAGTACGCGCCGGCTGAGCTGGACTCGTGGGTACGACGGCCGTCCGACCGGCTCGGGACGGTGCTAGTCGGTGCGGCCACCAGCACCGCGCCCGTCAAGACCACACTGCCGGACGCGTACGACCTGTGGCGGCGCGGCGAATCCACGCTGCCGCTCGGAGGCGTCACGATCCCGGAGCGGCACGCGTCCCGGCAGGACGAACATCACCGTTTGCTCCGTAAGCAGCAGAGTGGCTGCTCGTTCTTCGTCACCCAGGTCGTGTACGACGTCGGCGCCGCGATGGATCTCGCTTCGGACTATCTCTACCTGTGCCGCGAGCAGGGCCTCGAACCAGTGCCGATGGTGTTCACGCTGTCGATCTGCGGTTCGGTGAAGACGCTGGAATTCCTTGCCTGGCTGGGCGTACGGGTTCCACGCTGGCTGCGCAACGAGCTGGTGCACTCCGCTGATCCGGTCGCCGACTCGTACGCCCATTGTGTCGCGATCGCCCGTACCTTGTCGGCGTACTGCCACGACCACGGTGTCCCGTTCGGCTTCAACGTCGAAAGCGTCTCCACCCGCCGGGTCGAGAACGACGCGAGCATCGCGCTCGTCAAGGAACTACGCACCTTCGTCGGCTGA
- a CDS encoding alkaline phosphatase D family protein, which translates to MTAPPPPELDRRRFLQLSGLTAATVSLGVAAPASAVTEPRRPIPAGVFALGVASGEPMPDGFVLWTRLAPDPGALDGHGGMGKEDVPVTYQVATDRRFTRVVRAGVAIASPELGHSVHPEVRGLQPGREYFYRFRAGAQVSPIGRAKTFPAPGQQGTTFSFATASCQAWYHGYFSAYKHLAARTDLDAVFFLGDYIYEYGIVAGGNLWKQGVTVGPEHAVEIETLEQYRLRYGLFKSDPDLQAAHAAAPWLLTWDDHEVQNNYGNNTSYYGIPPELFPYRRAVAYRAFYENLPISLNSLPEGPDLQLYRRLDVGTLARINMLDGRQYRDPVPTSEADRLSESRTILGAAQEQWLYDGLKGSPATWNILANGVVFTAVTDDRTEQWDGYPANRKRLLAAMGETSNTVVLTGDVHRAIASELKADFADPASKTIGVELICSSIASDGDGAETDGYAKDWMAHPYMKFYNARRGYVYARITETEMISEFVKVPYVQADANAVATVAARFRTPAGAPRLEAL; encoded by the coding sequence GTGACCGCACCCCCACCGCCAGAACTCGATCGGCGGCGATTTCTGCAGCTCAGTGGTCTGACCGCCGCGACGGTCTCGCTCGGTGTTGCCGCGCCGGCCAGCGCGGTCACCGAACCCCGGCGTCCGATCCCGGCCGGCGTGTTCGCGCTGGGCGTGGCCTCCGGTGAGCCGATGCCGGACGGATTCGTGCTCTGGACCCGGCTCGCACCGGACCCGGGCGCGCTCGACGGACACGGCGGGATGGGCAAAGAAGACGTGCCGGTCACCTACCAAGTGGCGACGGACCGGCGGTTCACCCGGGTAGTGCGCGCCGGCGTGGCGATCGCGTCGCCGGAGCTTGGGCACTCGGTACACCCCGAGGTCCGCGGCCTGCAGCCCGGCCGCGAGTACTTCTACCGGTTCCGGGCCGGCGCCCAGGTCAGCCCGATCGGCCGGGCCAAGACGTTCCCGGCGCCAGGGCAGCAGGGGACGACGTTCTCCTTCGCGACCGCGTCGTGCCAGGCCTGGTACCACGGCTACTTCTCGGCGTACAAGCACCTGGCCGCGCGTACCGACCTGGATGCAGTGTTCTTCCTCGGCGACTACATCTACGAGTACGGAATCGTTGCCGGCGGCAATCTCTGGAAACAGGGTGTCACGGTCGGCCCGGAGCACGCGGTCGAGATCGAGACCCTGGAGCAGTACCGGTTGCGCTACGGCTTGTTCAAGTCCGATCCCGATCTGCAGGCGGCTCATGCGGCCGCGCCCTGGCTGCTCACCTGGGACGACCACGAGGTGCAGAACAACTACGGCAACAACACCTCGTACTACGGCATCCCGCCCGAGCTCTTCCCGTACCGCCGCGCCGTCGCGTACCGGGCCTTCTACGAGAACCTGCCGATCTCACTGAACAGTCTGCCGGAAGGCCCCGATCTGCAGCTCTACCGGCGGCTCGACGTCGGCACACTGGCCCGGATCAACATGCTCGACGGCCGCCAGTACCGGGATCCGGTGCCGACCAGTGAAGCCGACCGGCTCAGTGAGTCGCGCACCATCCTCGGCGCGGCGCAGGAGCAATGGCTGTACGACGGGCTGAAGGGCTCCCCGGCTACCTGGAACATCCTGGCCAACGGCGTCGTGTTCACCGCTGTCACCGACGACCGGACCGAGCAGTGGGACGGTTATCCCGCCAACCGCAAGCGGCTGCTGGCCGCGATGGGGGAGACCTCGAACACGGTCGTCCTGACCGGTGACGTGCACCGGGCCATCGCCTCCGAGCTGAAGGCCGACTTCGCGGACCCGGCCTCGAAGACCATCGGTGTCGAGTTGATCTGCTCCTCGATCGCCTCCGACGGGGATGGTGCCGAGACCGACGGCTACGCCAAGGACTGGATGGCTCATCCGTACATGAAGTTCTACAACGCCCGTCGCGGTTATGTGTACGCGCGAATCACCGAGACGGAGATGATCTCGGAGTTCGTCAAGGTGCCGTACGTCCAGGCCGACGCGAATGCCGTCGCGACCGTCGCGGCACGATTCCGGACACCGGCCGGCGCGCCCCGATTGGAGGCTCTGTGA
- a CDS encoding polysaccharide lyase family protein, producing the protein MTENTAAGRGRPNPPTITGLGGTGDIGTATLSWTPVPWATVVDHYAVQVSTAGSPWAPLAKTVYPHFVHRGLGFTGVTRSYRIVTVDAAGNVSAPSAAADVANKTSVTVSGTPIAWVGSFDGKGEFALTPNKSAQYPVKFPNDVDYTYPTSVPTEDWCYLMPGPADKWAGSKNHQVLFRFDLPEAPAKDLDLALWLIDSHAKIPGSAVLSVNGTTVDRLTFLPGATKGSTISDSTLPNSPLKPSYLERPLPKDLFKPGQNVIQLLKDNGSWIAFDAFGIYGRP; encoded by the coding sequence ATGACGGAGAACACCGCGGCGGGGCGAGGCAGGCCCAACCCGCCTACCATCACGGGGCTCGGCGGCACCGGCGACATCGGCACCGCCACGCTCAGCTGGACTCCGGTGCCCTGGGCAACAGTCGTCGACCACTACGCCGTCCAGGTCTCGACCGCGGGCTCGCCCTGGGCGCCGCTGGCCAAGACGGTGTACCCGCATTTCGTACATCGGGGTCTTGGGTTCACCGGCGTCACCAGGTCGTACCGGATCGTCACGGTGGATGCCGCAGGCAATGTTTCGGCACCTTCCGCGGCAGCCGACGTGGCCAACAAGACCTCGGTCACAGTGTCTGGTACGCCGATCGCGTGGGTCGGAAGCTTCGACGGGAAGGGCGAGTTCGCGCTGACGCCGAACAAGAGCGCGCAGTACCCGGTGAAGTTCCCGAACGACGTCGACTACACGTACCCGACGTCGGTGCCCACCGAGGACTGGTGCTACCTGATGCCGGGGCCGGCCGACAAGTGGGCCGGCTCCAAGAACCACCAGGTGCTGTTCCGCTTCGACCTGCCCGAGGCGCCGGCGAAGGACCTGGATCTCGCGCTCTGGCTGATCGACAGCCACGCGAAGATCCCCGGCTCGGCCGTACTGTCCGTCAACGGCACCACGGTCGACCGGCTCACCTTCTTGCCCGGTGCGACGAAGGGCTCGACGATCAGCGACAGTACGCTGCCGAACTCGCCGCTGAAGCCGTCGTACCTCGAACGCCCGCTGCCCAAGGACCTGTTCAAGCCCGGCCAGAACGTGATCCAGCTCCTCAAGGACAACGGCTCCTGGATCGCCTTCGACGCCTTCGGCATCTACGGCCGGCCCTGA
- a CDS encoding right-handed parallel beta-helix repeat-containing protein, whose translation MRRKLAVLAAVPAVVFGSLAAVPAQASGATITVHPGQSIQAAVDRAAPGTTIVLAAGTYRQSVLIRKDRLTIRGEGNRTVLMPPAKLPKNVCTTDFLGGHGAAFCVFAKKLDAAQNVVTRVFDTKISDLQVRGFDGMGIVAFGGSGFVVHDVTAIHDGDYGIARFNTVGGAVYDNVVRNNNEAGIYVGDTAMANAIVRDNDATGNELGLFVRHSRYVKVFGNRSWGNCQGLLILDDGQAGGAGNVAAWDNDLNRNNNFCAANAEHPPLQGGGLLVLGGTKNVLRDNTVLGNVGKQFNSGGIVLVSAGMFHGANAAWNTVADNEAFGNSPADLRWDGLGAGNRFLDNNCRTSMPAGLCN comes from the coding sequence ATGCGACGAAAACTTGCTGTGCTGGCCGCCGTACCGGCCGTGGTGTTCGGGTCACTCGCCGCCGTGCCGGCGCAGGCGTCCGGTGCCACGATCACGGTGCATCCGGGTCAGTCGATCCAGGCGGCCGTCGATCGGGCCGCGCCGGGGACGACGATCGTTCTCGCCGCCGGAACGTACCGGCAGAGCGTGCTGATCCGGAAGGACCGGCTCACCATCCGCGGCGAGGGGAACCGCACCGTCCTGATGCCGCCGGCGAAGTTGCCGAAGAACGTTTGCACGACGGACTTCCTCGGCGGTCACGGCGCCGCGTTCTGCGTGTTCGCGAAGAAGCTGGACGCGGCGCAGAACGTGGTCACCCGGGTGTTCGATACGAAGATCTCGGATCTGCAGGTGCGCGGTTTCGACGGGATGGGGATTGTGGCGTTCGGCGGTTCGGGGTTTGTCGTCCACGACGTGACCGCGATCCACGACGGTGATTACGGGATCGCCCGGTTCAACACGGTCGGCGGAGCGGTGTACGACAACGTGGTACGGAACAACAACGAGGCCGGTATCTACGTCGGCGATACCGCGATGGCGAACGCGATCGTCCGCGACAACGATGCGACCGGGAACGAACTCGGCCTGTTCGTCCGGCACTCCCGGTACGTGAAGGTGTTCGGCAACAGGTCCTGGGGCAATTGCCAGGGTCTGCTGATCCTCGACGACGGGCAAGCCGGCGGTGCCGGGAACGTGGCCGCCTGGGACAACGATCTGAACCGGAACAACAACTTCTGCGCCGCGAACGCCGAGCACCCGCCGCTGCAAGGCGGTGGCCTGCTGGTTCTGGGCGGCACCAAGAACGTCCTGCGTGACAACACGGTGCTTGGGAACGTCGGCAAGCAGTTCAACTCCGGCGGAATCGTGCTGGTGTCAGCCGGCATGTTCCACGGTGCCAATGCGGCCTGGAACACCGTCGCCGACAACGAGGCGTTCGGCAACAGCCCGGCCGACCTCCGTTGGGACGGCCTCGGCGCGGGAAACCGTTTCCTCGACAACAACTGCCGCACGTCGATGCCCGCAGGGCTGTGCAACTGA
- a CDS encoding alpha-ketoglutarate-dependent dioxygenase AlkB, giving the protein MDDEPSRLGDGAVLVPGWLGIEEQVWIVGEFRNWVAGPVPIRAAKVRGHEMSVRTVCLGWHWQPYKYTRAATDVNGARVLPFPDWMVRLGQRALRETGHSGAEVDAYAPDTALVNYYDDAARMGMHQDKDERSLAPVVSLSIGDDCTFRFGNTENRGRPYTDVRLRSGDLFVFGGASRLAYHGVTRVHSRTAPEGCGLTTGRINITMRMTGLTD; this is encoded by the coding sequence ATGGATGACGAGCCCAGCCGGCTTGGGGATGGGGCTGTTCTGGTTCCGGGGTGGCTCGGGATCGAGGAGCAGGTGTGGATTGTCGGTGAGTTCAGGAACTGGGTCGCCGGGCCGGTGCCGATTCGGGCTGCGAAGGTGCGTGGGCATGAGATGTCCGTACGCACGGTGTGCCTGGGCTGGCACTGGCAGCCGTACAAGTACACACGGGCCGCCACCGACGTCAACGGTGCCCGGGTGCTGCCTTTTCCGGATTGGATGGTTCGCCTCGGTCAGCGTGCGCTCCGCGAGACCGGGCACTCCGGCGCGGAGGTTGACGCGTACGCCCCCGACACCGCGCTGGTGAACTACTACGACGACGCCGCGCGGATGGGGATGCACCAGGACAAGGACGAGCGTTCGCTCGCGCCGGTGGTGTCACTGTCCATCGGGGACGACTGCACGTTCCGTTTCGGCAATACCGAGAACCGCGGCAGGCCGTACACCGACGTCAGGTTGCGGTCGGGTGACCTCTTCGTCTTCGGTGGAGCATCGCGTCTCGCGTACCACGGCGTCACCCGCGTCCACTCGCGCACCGCCCCCGAGGGCTGCGGCCTGACGACCGGACGGATCAACATCACCATGCGCATGACCGGCCTGACGGACTGA